One segment of Polaribacter huanghezhanensis DNA contains the following:
- a CDS encoding lipoprotein N-acyltransferase Lnb domain-containing protein — protein sequence MKTKIIALFLMLFVVQLTFSQYKKLSEKAEISIITAGPGKVLYEGFGHSTIRVKDTDFDTAYNYGIFDFNAPHFYLNFTKGKLLYKLQSYPFFYFLRSYQANKRWIKEQVLNLNQQEKQKFYEYLENNVKPENATYLYDPFFNNCATILREITEKILKDKVVFKENHIETNQSFRQLMNAEIPWNTWGSFGINLALGSKLDKIATAKQHMYLPDYVYSGFKNAIVKRGAVSENLIKNDRYILKFQELKIKPSFFNPFIVFTLILLLGIFITYKDVKREKRTKWFDFFLFFSTGVIGIIIAFLWFFTDHSTTPNNFNFLWAFAPNIIVAFYIVKGNPKFWVKTYVKALVVLLLIIPIIWIGKIQLFPFAILPFILLLGIRFLFLSKGLLSSKI from the coding sequence ATGAAAACAAAAATTATTGCTTTATTTCTGATGTTGTTTGTCGTTCAACTTACATTTTCTCAGTATAAAAAATTATCAGAAAAAGCTGAAATAAGTATTATTACTGCGGGTCCAGGAAAAGTGTTGTATGAAGGTTTTGGTCATAGTACAATTAGAGTAAAAGATACTGATTTTGATACTGCTTACAACTATGGGATTTTTGATTTTAATGCACCACACTTTTACTTAAACTTTACGAAGGGAAAACTATTATACAAGTTACAAAGCTATCCTTTCTTTTATTTTCTTAGAAGCTATCAAGCTAATAAACGTTGGATAAAAGAGCAAGTTTTAAATCTTAATCAACAAGAAAAACAAAAGTTTTACGAGTATTTAGAGAACAATGTAAAACCAGAAAATGCAACATATCTATACGATCCTTTTTTTAACAATTGTGCAACAATCTTAAGAGAAATAACAGAAAAAATTTTAAAAGATAAAGTTGTTTTTAAGGAAAATCATATTGAAACAAATCAATCTTTTAGACAGTTAATGAATGCTGAAATCCCTTGGAATACTTGGGGTAGTTTTGGAATAAACTTAGCACTAGGAAGTAAATTAGATAAAATTGCAACGGCAAAACAACACATGTATTTGCCAGATTATGTGTATAGTGGGTTTAAAAATGCAATAGTAAAAAGAGGAGCTGTTTCTGAAAATTTAATTAAAAACGATCGCTATATTCTAAAGTTTCAAGAATTAAAAATTAAACCTTCCTTTTTCAATCCGTTTATCGTTTTTACATTAATTTTACTACTTGGGATTTTTATCACCTATAAAGATGTAAAAAGAGAAAAAAGAACAAAATGGTTCGATTTTTTCTTGTTCTTTTCAACAGGGGTTATTGGAATTATAATTGCATTCTTATGGTTTTTTACCGATCATTCTACTACTCCAAACAACTTTAATTTTTTATGGGCATTTGCTCCAAATATAATTGTAGCATTCTATATAGTAAAAGGAAACCCTAAGTTTTGGGTAAAAACATATGTAAAAGCACTTGTTGTTTTGCTTTTAATTATTCCGATAATTTGGATAGGAAAAATACAGTTATTCCCATTCGCAATTTTGCCTTTTATACTGCTTTTAGGAATTCGTTTTTTATTTTTATCTAAGGGTTTATTGTCCTCTAAAATATAA
- a CDS encoding CDP-alcohol phosphatidyltransferase family protein gives MKKHIPNIITLGNLLFGTIAAIAAVNGNYEIAALSVTIGILLDFFDGFFARMLNVSGELGKQLDSLADMVTSGVVPGIVMYTLLQENALDLFDKTADTLHIASFSTGYLPYFGLILTLAACYRLANFNIDERQSDSFIGLPTPAMSLFVLALPLIPLYSDNQFFIDLVQNNYFLIGITLVLSYLMNAEIPLFSFKFKNYSVKENLLKYLFLVASLIMILTLEVIAIPLVIILYVLLSVGSNLSKKTV, from the coding sequence ATGAAAAAACACATTCCGAATATCATTACTTTAGGAAATTTATTATTTGGAACTATTGCGGCAATTGCTGCGGTAAATGGAAATTATGAAATTGCTGCATTGTCTGTAACAATCGGAATTCTTCTTGATTTTTTTGACGGTTTTTTTGCAAGAATGCTAAATGTTTCTGGCGAGTTAGGTAAACAATTAGATTCATTGGCCGATATGGTTACAAGTGGAGTAGTTCCTGGAATTGTAATGTATACATTGTTGCAAGAAAACGCATTAGATTTATTTGACAAAACAGCAGACACGTTACATATTGCTTCATTTAGCACTGGTTATTTACCGTATTTTGGTTTGATTTTAACGCTTGCAGCTTGTTACCGTTTGGCAAACTTTAATATTGATGAACGTCAATCTGATTCTTTTATTGGATTGCCAACGCCAGCAATGAGTTTGTTTGTACTTGCATTGCCTTTAATTCCTTTATATTCTGACAATCAATTTTTTATTGATTTGGTGCAGAACAATTATTTTTTAATAGGAATTACGTTAGTATTAAGTTATTTGATGAATGCTGAAATTCCGTTATTTTCTTTTAAATTTAAGAATTATAGCGTCAAAGAAAATCTTTTGAAATACCTTTTTCTAGTAGCTTCACTAATCATGATTTTAACCTTAGAAGTAATTGCGATTCCGTTAGTAATCATTTTGTATGTGTTGCTTTCTGTAGGAAGTAATTTGAGTAAGAAAACAGTGTAA
- the lptB gene encoding LPS export ABC transporter ATP-binding protein, with translation MILKADNIEKIYGSRKVVQGISLQVSQGEIVGLLGPNGAGKTTSFYMIVGMIKPNAGHIYLDDEEITKDPMYKRAQKGIGYLAQEASVFRKLSVEENIMSVLEFTDRTKKERKEKLESLIEEFSLGHVRKNKGELLSGGERRRTEIARCLASDPKFILLDEPFAGVDPIAVEDIQKIVAQLKNRNIGILITDHDVQATLAITDKTFLMYNGSILKEGTPEELAADETVRKVYLGKDFELKKRKF, from the coding sequence ATGATATTAAAAGCAGATAACATTGAAAAAATATATGGAAGCCGAAAGGTAGTTCAAGGAATTTCTTTACAAGTTTCTCAAGGAGAAATTGTTGGTTTGTTAGGTCCAAATGGCGCCGGAAAAACCACTTCTTTTTATATGATTGTTGGCATGATAAAACCCAACGCTGGTCATATTTATTTAGATGATGAAGAAATTACAAAAGATCCAATGTACAAACGTGCTCAAAAAGGAATTGGCTATTTGGCGCAAGAAGCATCTGTTTTTAGAAAATTATCTGTAGAAGAAAACATCATGTCTGTGTTGGAATTTACTGATAGAACAAAAAAAGAACGCAAAGAAAAATTAGAATCTTTAATTGAAGAATTTAGTTTAGGTCATGTTCGTAAAAATAAAGGTGAATTGTTATCTGGTGGAGAACGAAGAAGAACAGAAATTGCGCGTTGTTTAGCTTCTGATCCAAAATTTATTTTATTAGACGAACCTTTTGCTGGAGTTGATCCAATTGCCGTTGAAGATATTCAAAAGATTGTGGCTCAACTTAAAAACAGAAATATTGGTATTTTAATTACCGATCATGATGTACAAGCTACTTTGGCAATTACAGATAAAACTTTCTTAATGTACAACGGAAGCATCTTAAAAGAAGGAACTCCTGAAGAATTAGCTGCAGACGAAACTGTACGTAAAGTATATCTTGGTAAAGATTTTGAATTGAAAAAAAGAAAATTTTAG
- a CDS encoding PorV/PorQ family protein, with product MKKPFIFLFIFCSLQITAQTFRNYSNEFLNIGVDARALGMSKSVAATSNDVNAVYWNPAGLMNLEDYEGALMHASYFAGMANYDFAAIALPIDDQSAVGISVIRFGVDDILNTTELIDSQGNINFNRISLFSAADYAFTFSYARNLIFKDMYFGVNAKILRRVIGDFASSWGVGFDAGIQFEKNEWKFGLMIRDITTTYNTWNINTVEFDKIKNSTPGQNQELPETTEITKPKIQLGVARKFRVARDFHLLTEIDLNMRFAQTNDIISSSVISVDPTFGFELGYTGLVFLRGGIGNIQNTTQFDGSKSVSLQPNFGVGFTYNGIQVDYALTNIGSVGNALYSNIFSIKIDYKFFRN from the coding sequence TTGAAAAAACCTTTTATCTTTCTTTTTATTTTCTGTTCACTTCAAATAACAGCGCAAACATTTAGAAATTATTCGAACGAATTTTTAAATATTGGTGTTGATGCTAGAGCGCTAGGAATGAGCAAATCGGTTGCTGCTACAAGCAATGATGTAAACGCAGTTTACTGGAATCCTGCAGGTTTAATGAATTTAGAAGATTACGAAGGGGCATTAATGCATGCTTCATACTTTGCAGGAATGGCAAATTATGATTTTGCCGCAATTGCGTTACCAATTGATGATCAAAGTGCTGTTGGAATTTCAGTAATCAGATTTGGTGTTGATGACATTTTAAACACCACTGAACTTATTGACAGCCAAGGAAATATTAACTTTAATAGAATTAGTTTGTTTTCTGCTGCTGATTATGCTTTTACTTTTTCGTACGCTAGAAACTTAATTTTTAAAGACATGTATTTTGGTGTAAATGCCAAAATTCTTAGAAGAGTTATTGGCGATTTTGCTTCTTCGTGGGGAGTTGGGTTTGATGCTGGAATTCAGTTTGAAAAAAATGAATGGAAATTTGGGTTAATGATTAGAGATATTACAACAACTTATAATACTTGGAATATCAATACGGTAGAATTTGATAAAATTAAAAATTCAACTCCCGGTCAAAATCAAGAATTACCAGAAACTACAGAAATTACAAAACCCAAAATACAACTCGGTGTTGCACGAAAATTTAGAGTAGCAAGAGATTTCCATTTGCTAACAGAAATCGATTTAAACATGCGTTTTGCGCAAACTAACGACATTATTTCTTCAAGTGTCATAAGTGTAGATCCCACTTTTGGATTCGAATTAGGTTATACCGGTTTGGTTTTTTTGCGTGGCGGAATTGGAAATATTCAGAACACAACGCAGTTTGACGGAAGTAAATCAGTCTCTTTACAGCCAAATTTTGGCGTTGGATTTACCTACAACGGAATTCAAGTTGATTACGCTTTAACAAACATCGGAAGTGTTGGAAACGCATTGTATTCAAATATATTTTCAATCAAGATAGATTATAAATTTTTTAGAAATTAG
- a CDS encoding KpsF/GutQ family sugar-phosphate isomerase produces the protein MKDFNSIITTAKETILTESNAIANLVNFIDDHFEASVKYILNSKGRVVVTGIGKSANIATKIVATFNSTGTPAIFMHAADAIHGDLGAIQKEDVVICISKSGNTPEIKVLVPLIQNYGNKIIAITGNVDSFLGTNANFTLNTFVEKEACPNNLAPTTSTTAQLVMGDALAVCLLKLKGFSSNDFAKFHPGGALGKRLFLRVSDLIKNNEVPKVDKNSSISKVIVEITEKRLGVTAVIENDKIVGIITDGDIRRMLSKSTEINSLSASDIMSKNPKTISVNAMAIDALEALEANDITQILVTNDTADYLGVVHLHDLIKEGIF, from the coding sequence TTGAAAGATTTTAATTCCATCATTACTACCGCAAAAGAAACGATTCTTACAGAAAGTAATGCTATTGCCAATTTAGTAAATTTTATTGATGACCATTTTGAAGCATCCGTTAAATATATATTAAATTCTAAAGGAAGAGTTGTTGTTACCGGAATTGGAAAAAGCGCCAACATTGCTACAAAGATTGTTGCAACGTTTAATTCTACAGGGACACCAGCTATTTTTATGCATGCTGCGGATGCAATTCACGGAGATTTAGGAGCTATACAAAAAGAAGATGTAGTTATTTGTATTTCTAAAAGTGGCAATACGCCAGAAATTAAAGTTTTAGTGCCATTGATTCAGAATTACGGAAATAAAATTATTGCAATTACGGGTAATGTAGATTCCTTTTTAGGAACAAATGCCAATTTTACTTTAAACACTTTTGTAGAAAAAGAAGCCTGTCCAAATAATTTAGCTCCAACTACAAGTACAACCGCACAATTAGTGATGGGAGATGCTTTGGCTGTTTGTTTGTTAAAATTAAAAGGTTTTTCTAGCAATGATTTTGCTAAATTTCATCCTGGCGGAGCATTAGGAAAGCGTTTGTTTTTACGTGTTTCTGATTTGATAAAAAACAATGAAGTTCCGAAAGTAGATAAAAACAGTAGTATTTCTAAAGTAATTGTAGAAATCACAGAAAAAAGATTGGGCGTTACGGCAGTTATAGAAAATGATAAAATTGTTGGAATAATAACCGATGGAGATATTCGTAGAATGTTAAGTAAGTCTACAGAAATAAATTCGTTATCAGCAAGTGATATTATGTCTAAAAACCCTAAAACTATTTCTGTAAATGCGATGGCTATTGATGCTTTAGAAGCTCTAGAAGCTAATGATATCACACAAATTTTAGTTACAAACGACACTGCAGATTATTTAGGTGTTGTACATTTACACGATTTAATTAAAGAAGGTATTTTTTAA
- a CDS encoding exopolysaccharide biosynthesis polyprenyl glycosylphosphotransferase codes for MAKKPPFLDISERKLMLRTFDVLTIVLSLTIASKYSDFTYINIKSDLIYKWFLILVIYFLLFGEVFQLYNLKVANNRFLVIRGIAVTSLITTLFYIFSPFITPSLPGNRLQVFYFFLLIAIPTIFWRFLYISLLFSPKYFKNIIVIGHASKKEKLIELIKFENFQNITCYVSNEKIEGLTNFYNAKTVDLLKIVDTNLVTEIVISTSKFSSDTVKKLNKEIILLFEKGVSIKSFETYYESATKRIPKEYLDYNFYKKINFSVNNDNRFYHFTQRVLDLILSILGLVFFAFLIPFILIGNLIGNRGSLFYTQERVGYQGKTFKIFKIRSMIKEAEKDGAVWAQKNDTRITTFGKILRNTRLDEFPQFINIIKGDMSLIGPRPERPEFVFELEDKIPFYAIRHVIKPGLTGWAQVNYPYASTIEEQETKLRYDLYYIKERSSFLDFKILIKTISIVLYFRGQ; via the coding sequence ATGGCTAAAAAACCACCTTTTTTAGATATTTCTGAAAGAAAATTAATGCTTAGAACTTTTGATGTTTTAACCATAGTTTTAAGCCTAACTATTGCATCGAAATATTCAGATTTTACATACATAAACATTAAAAGTGATTTAATTTATAAATGGTTTTTAATTTTAGTAATTTATTTTTTATTGTTTGGAGAAGTCTTTCAGCTTTATAATTTAAAAGTAGCTAACAATAGATTTTTGGTTATTAGAGGAATAGCAGTTACTTCTTTAATTACAACATTATTTTATATTTTTTCTCCGTTTATAACTCCATCTCTACCAGGTAATAGGTTACAGGTTTTCTATTTTTTCTTGTTGATTGCTATTCCAACTATCTTTTGGAGATTTTTATACATATCGTTGTTGTTTTCACCTAAATATTTTAAAAACATTATTGTAATTGGACATGCATCAAAAAAAGAAAAGCTAATAGAACTGATAAAGTTTGAGAATTTTCAAAATATTACTTGTTATGTTTCTAATGAGAAAATTGAGGGATTAACTAATTTTTACAATGCTAAAACTGTTGATTTATTAAAAATTGTAGACACCAATTTAGTTACTGAAATTGTAATTTCTACTTCTAAATTTTCTAGTGATACAGTTAAAAAATTAAATAAAGAAATAATTTTACTTTTTGAAAAAGGGGTAAGTATAAAAAGTTTTGAAACCTATTATGAAAGTGCTACAAAAAGAATTCCTAAAGAATATTTAGATTATAATTTTTATAAAAAAATAAATTTTAGTGTAAATAATGACAATAGATTTTATCATTTTACTCAAAGAGTATTAGACCTTATACTATCTATTTTGGGTTTAGTGTTTTTTGCTTTCTTAATTCCATTTATATTGATTGGAAATTTAATTGGTAATCGAGGTTCGTTATTTTACACTCAAGAGCGTGTTGGTTATCAAGGAAAAACATTTAAGATTTTTAAAATTCGGTCTATGATTAAAGAAGCCGAGAAAGACGGGGCTGTTTGGGCTCAAAAAAATGATACAAGAATTACAACATTCGGGAAAATATTAAGAAATACTCGATTGGATGAATTTCCGCAATTTATAAATATTATAAAAGGGGATATGAGCTTAATTGGCCCTAGACCAGAAAGACCAGAGTTTGTTTTTGAATTAGAAGATAAAATTCCTTTTTATGCCATAAGACATGTTATTAAACCTGGTTTAACAGGTTGGGCACAAGTTAATTACCCGTATGCAAGTACCATTGAAGAACAAGAAACTAAATTAAGATACGATTTGTATTATATTAAAGAAAGAAGTTCTTTTTTAGATTTTAAAATACTTATTAAGACGATATCTATTGTTTTATATTTTAGAGGACAATAA
- a CDS encoding RecQ family ATP-dependent DNA helicase, producing MSDEIDLYVPLKKFFGFNKFKGLQEEVIKSILRKKDTFVIMPTGGGKSLCYQLPALMSEGTAIVVSPLIALMKNQVDAIRGISEHRGIAHVLNSSLNKTDVAQVKSDIESGITKLLYVAPESLIKEEYVTFLRTQKISFVAIDEAHCISEWGHDFRPEYRNLRTIIKQIDNVPVIGLTATATEKVQEDILKTLGISDAKTFKASFNRPNLFYEVRPKTKEVDKDIIRFVKQRVGKSGIIYCLSRKKVEEIAQVLQVNGIKAVPYHAGLDAKTRVKHQDMFLMEDCDVVVATIAFGMGIDKPDVRFVIHHDIPKSLESYYQETGRAGRDGGEGYCLAFYAYKDIEKLEKFMASKPVAEQEIGHALLQEVVGYAETSMNRRKYILHYFGEEFDEINGLGAALDDNTKNPKKKHEAKEEVVKLLTVVRDTKEKYKAKDLVSTIIGKENAMLTSHRTHRQPFFGIGKYKENTYWKALIRQVLVAGYLRKEIEQYGVIKITKEGLDFIDSPTSFMMTEDHTYSSENDNSIITNTKGNAGGVDDKLMAVLKDLRKSIAKKLGVPPFAVFQDPSLDDMALKYPISLEDLANVHGVGEGKARKYGTEFIKLIAKYVDENDVLRPDDLVVKSTGVNSGLKLYIIQNTDRKLPLIDIAKSKGLNMEELIKEMEAIIFSGTKLNINYSLDDLLDEEQQEEIFDYFMEATSDKIQEALDEFDGDYDEEELRLMRIKFINEVAN from the coding sequence ATGAGTGATGAAATTGATTTATATGTACCGTTAAAAAAGTTTTTCGGATTCAATAAGTTCAAAGGTTTACAGGAAGAAGTTATTAAAAGCATTTTACGAAAGAAAGATACTTTTGTAATAATGCCAACTGGTGGAGGAAAATCGTTATGCTATCAATTACCAGCTTTAATGAGCGAAGGAACAGCAATTGTTGTTTCTCCTTTAATTGCCTTGATGAAAAACCAAGTAGATGCCATTCGTGGTATTTCTGAACATAGAGGAATTGCACACGTTTTAAATTCATCTTTAAATAAAACAGATGTAGCTCAAGTTAAAAGCGATATTGAAAGCGGAATTACAAAATTGTTATATGTTGCCCCAGAATCTTTAATAAAAGAAGAGTACGTAACTTTTTTAAGAACTCAAAAAATTTCTTTTGTAGCCATTGATGAAGCGCATTGTATTTCTGAATGGGGACATGATTTTAGACCAGAATATAGAAATCTTAGAACCATTATTAAACAAATTGATAATGTTCCTGTTATTGGTTTAACTGCTACGGCTACAGAAAAAGTACAAGAAGATATTTTAAAAACATTAGGCATTTCTGATGCTAAAACGTTTAAAGCATCCTTTAATAGACCCAATTTATTTTACGAGGTACGTCCAAAAACAAAAGAAGTCGATAAAGATATCATTCGATTTGTAAAACAACGCGTTGGTAAATCTGGTATTATTTATTGTTTAAGCAGAAAAAAAGTAGAAGAAATTGCACAAGTTTTACAAGTAAACGGAATTAAAGCAGTTCCGTATCACGCAGGATTAGATGCTAAAACAAGAGTAAAACATCAAGATATGTTTTTGATGGAAGATTGTGATGTTGTGGTAGCAACCATTGCATTCGGAATGGGAATCGACAAACCAGATGTGCGTTTTGTAATTCATCATGATATTCCTAAAAGTTTAGAAAGTTATTATCAAGAAACCGGTAGAGCAGGACGAGATGGAGGAGAAGGATATTGTTTAGCATTTTATGCATATAAAGATATAGAAAAGCTAGAAAAATTTATGGCAAGCAAACCTGTTGCCGAACAAGAAATTGGTCATGCTTTATTACAAGAAGTTGTTGGTTATGCAGAAACTTCTATGAATAGACGTAAATACATTTTACATTATTTTGGTGAAGAATTTGATGAAATAAATGGATTAGGAGCAGCGTTAGATGATAACACCAAAAATCCTAAGAAAAAACACGAAGCGAAAGAGGAAGTTGTAAAATTACTTACTGTTGTTAGAGATACAAAAGAAAAGTACAAAGCAAAAGATTTAGTTAGTACTATCATTGGTAAAGAAAACGCCATGTTAACTTCTCATAGAACGCATCGTCAGCCATTTTTTGGTATTGGAAAATACAAAGAAAATACCTATTGGAAAGCGTTGATTAGACAAGTGTTAGTTGCTGGATATTTGCGTAAAGAAATTGAGCAATATGGTGTGATTAAAATCACAAAAGAAGGATTAGATTTTATTGATTCTCCAACATCTTTTATGATGACGGAAGATCACACGTATTCTAGTGAGAATGACAATTCTATCATTACAAATACCAAAGGAAATGCTGGTGGTGTAGATGATAAATTAATGGCAGTGTTAAAAGATTTGCGTAAAAGCATCGCGAAGAAATTAGGTGTTCCGCCTTTTGCTGTTTTTCAAGATCCATCTTTAGATGATATGGCATTAAAATATCCAATTTCTTTAGAAGATTTAGCGAATGTACATGGTGTAGGTGAAGGAAAAGCACGTAAATATGGAACGGAATTTATAAAATTGATAGCAAAATATGTTGATGAAAATGATGTTTTAAGACCCGATGATTTAGTGGTAAAAAGTACAGGTGTAAATTCTGGTTTAAAATTATATATTATTCAGAATACAGACAGAAAATTGCCTTTAATAGATATTGCTAAGTCGAAAGGATTAAACATGGAAGAATTGATTAAAGAAATGGAAGCAATTATCTTTTCCGGCACCAAATTAAACATCAATTATAGCTTAGATGATTTATTAGATGAAGAACAACAAGAAGAAATTTTTGATTACTTTATGGAGGCTACATCTGATAAAATACAAGAGGCTTTAGATGAATTTGATGGTGATTATGACGAAGAAGAATTGCGACTAATGCGAATTAAATTCATAAATGAAGTAGCTAATTGA
- the tatC gene encoding twin-arginine translocase subunit TatC, which translates to MSDEPKEMSFLGHLEELRWHLVRSSAVIFVFAIVLFIFREEVYNDFIIAHTHSDFVTYKFFCKVFGSIGIDSSFCDIQIPSKLQALSLTQQLMSSLWVSFILGIILAFPYLLWELWRFISPGLHKTERRKSRGFLFIASFLFFIGVAFSYYVIMPMSVSFFYGYQISENIVNNFTLDSYISLFTNTMIGISLVFELPVVIYFLSKLGLVTPSFLRKYRKHALVLVLILSAIITPPDVASQIIVSIPILILYEISIYISGFVLKRQLKNAK; encoded by the coding sequence ATGAGTGATGAACCAAAAGAAATGTCTTTTTTAGGACATCTAGAAGAATTACGTTGGCACTTGGTTAGAAGTTCTGCTGTAATATTTGTTTTTGCAATTGTGCTTTTTATTTTTAGAGAAGAAGTGTATAATGATTTTATCATCGCACATACTCATTCTGATTTTGTTACCTACAAGTTTTTTTGTAAAGTATTTGGAAGTATTGGTATTGATAGTAGTTTTTGCGACATTCAAATTCCAAGTAAATTACAAGCATTATCGTTAACTCAACAATTAATGAGTTCTCTTTGGGTTTCCTTTATTTTAGGAATCATCCTTGCGTTTCCTTATTTATTATGGGAACTGTGGCGTTTTATATCTCCTGGTTTACACAAAACAGAAAGAAGAAAATCTAGAGGTTTTTTATTCATTGCCTCTTTTCTTTTTTTTATTGGAGTTGCATTTAGTTATTATGTAATCATGCCAATGTCTGTTTCATTTTTCTACGGATATCAGATTAGCGAAAACATTGTAAATAATTTCACATTAGATTCTTATATTAGTTTATTTACCAATACAATGATTGGTATTTCTTTAGTTTTTGAATTACCAGTTGTCATTTATTTCTTATCAAAATTAGGATTGGTAACTCCATCTTTTTTAAGAAAGTACAGAAAACATGCGTTGGTTTTAGTGTTAATTTTATCCGCAATTATTACTCCGCCAGATGTTGCGAGTCAAATAATTGTTTCCATTCCAATATTAATTTTATATGAAATCAGTATTTATATTTCTGGTTTCGTTTTAAAAAGACAGTTAAAAAATGCCAAATAA
- a CDS encoding carboxymuconolactone decarboxylase family protein, with the protein MPNKVEEFNDYRQKMNNKLLSNDNKVIKRIFNLDTNAFTEGHLPVKTKELLGLVASAVLRCDDCIAYHLETAYKKGVTKEEMMETMSIATLVGGTIVIPHLRRAYEFWEALEQNDL; encoded by the coding sequence ATGCCAAATAAAGTTGAAGAATTTAACGACTATCGTCAGAAAATGAACAATAAACTCTTAAGTAACGACAATAAAGTTATTAAGAGAATTTTTAATTTAGACACCAATGCTTTTACAGAAGGTCATTTGCCCGTAAAAACAAAAGAACTTCTAGGGTTAGTTGCTTCTGCTGTTTTGCGTTGCGATGATTGTATTGCATATCATTTAGAAACAGCTTATAAGAAAGGTGTTACAAAAGAAGAAATGATGGAAACAATGTCTATCGCAACTTTAGTTGGTGGTACAATTGTAATTCCGCATTTACGTAGAGCGTACGAATTTTGGGAAGCTTTAGAGCAAAACGATTTATAA
- a CDS encoding YheT family hydrolase: MPLFTSDFNPSLPFRNGHFNTMYRPLFMKETCAYSRKRIFTWDNDYIDLDFSKANSNTLAILIHGLEGSSESKYILSTANELNGKGIDTVSFNLRGCSGEDNWLLGTYHSGKTEDVDFVVKHLLDTYDYENILIIGFSLGGNLTLKYMGEYSEKLSPKIKGAIATSVPIDITSSECEMDKLKNKLYLEEFLKTIRLKILEKSYKFPEFKLDKDKLFKAKRFKHLEHLYTVPVFGFKSPEDYWQKASSKPYLSKINKPTLLINAKDDSFLSPECFPNEEAGDSEFFFLETTKHGGHVGFISSFKQHESRWLEKRISRFIEENIQIQITQTIS, encoded by the coding sequence ATGCCACTATTTACTTCGGATTTTAATCCTTCTTTACCGTTTAGAAACGGACATTTTAATACAATGTATCGTCCGCTATTTATGAAAGAAACCTGTGCTTATTCTAGAAAAAGAATTTTTACTTGGGACAATGATTATATTGATTTAGATTTTTCTAAAGCAAACTCAAATACATTGGCTATTTTAATTCACGGTTTAGAAGGAAGCTCAGAATCGAAATACATTCTTTCTACAGCAAACGAGTTAAATGGAAAAGGAATTGATACTGTTTCGTTTAATTTGCGTGGTTGTAGCGGAGAAGATAATTGGTTGTTAGGAACCTATCACAGCGGAAAAACAGAAGATGTAGATTTTGTTGTTAAGCATTTATTAGATACTTATGATTATGAAAACATCCTTATTATCGGATTTAGTTTAGGCGGAAATTTAACCTTAAAATATATGGGAGAATATTCAGAAAAACTTTCTCCAAAAATAAAAGGCGCTATTGCAACGTCTGTACCAATTGATATTACAAGTTCAGAGTGTGAAATGGACAAATTAAAAAACAAATTGTATCTCGAAGAGTTCTTAAAAACCATCCGATTAAAAATACTAGAAAAATCATATAAATTTCCAGAGTTTAAATTAGATAAAGACAAACTTTTTAAAGCAAAACGATTTAAACATTTAGAACATTTATATACCGTTCCGGTTTTTGGTTTTAAAAGTCCAGAAGATTATTGGCAAAAAGCAAGTTCAAAACCCTATTTATCAAAGATTAACAAACCAACATTATTAATAAACGCCAAAGATGACTCGTTTTTAAGTCCAGAATGTTTTCCAAATGAAGAAGCTGGCGATTCAGAATTTTTCTTTTTAGAAACGACAAAACATGGCGGTCATGTCGGATTTATATCATCTTTTAAACAACATGAAAGCAGATGGTTAGAAAAGCGAATTAGCCGTTTTATAGAAGAAAATATTCAAATCCAGATTACACAAACAATATCTTAG